The Anaerolineales bacterium region CACCGCCGAGGGTGGCACACTCTACTGCTGCAACAACGTCGCCGCCGTGGATCGCGACGGCTGGCTGGCGCAGCTGCAGCGCAGCGCCACCAAAGCCGGCCGCCCCATCCGCGCTCATGAATGGATCACTCCCGAAGCGGACTTCCCCAGCCCTGACAATAATCCCCCGCTCAAAATAGCGGCTCTTTCAGTGTAGTGCGTACGCTGCTCCGCAGCCCCGCACGTCATTGCGAGGCACAGGCTTGCCTGCGCACGAAGCAATCCTCAAGATATTTAACCGTGCATCCCGAGCGCAGCGAGGGATCCTCGCTGCCATAAACTAACCCTCTCACTTATTCATCGGCGACAACATCCGTGTCCATCTGTGTTCATCTGTGGACTGAATTATCTGTCCCAACTACCGTCCCAGCTTCCGCTCCAAGCGCACCTGGCGCTGCTCCAGCAGCGGCTCCCAGTGCACGCGCTCAAAGTGGGTGGGCCGCTTGCGGCGCACCACTTTGAGCGCCGTCAGCGTGTACTCCAGCGCCAGCGTGTACTCGCGCGTCTTATGCTCGTAGTATTTGGCGATCTCCACATGCGCGTACACCTGCCCGTCGGCGGCGGCCTGCAGCCACAGCTGTAGCGCCGCTTCATAATTGCCGCGCCGCCGGAACAAGGCCGCCAGCCGTTCGCTCAGCTGGCCGCGCTTGTCCTCCGGCAGCTCCATCGAGAGCGTGCCTTGAAAGACTTCGATGGCCTCTTCGGCGAAGCCGGTATCCGCCAGCAGCCGCCCGATCGCCGCCATCTCGCTGCCGTGCTGCACTAGCTCCATCGGCGTCTCCAGCTTCCGGGCAATGTGCTCCAGCAAACTGGCCATGCTCACCACATCCATGCGGTTGTGATAGAAGGCGCCGGCCAGCGGGCGGGCGTCGCCGGTATGCATATAGTCCATGAACAGCTGCGGCAGCAGCCAGCCCGGCAGGTCCTCGCCCGTGCGGATGATGCCCAGCAGCTGCGCCTCCAGGTCACCCAGGGCGCGGCTGGGCAGCAGATCCTTCCACAGACGGCGCGCGATATGCAGCAGGTCAATATGCGGCAGGTTGCGCAACGGCGAGCGCAGCCCGTTGGCCAAGTAGCGGTTGGCCAGCAACGGCAGGTCGAAGCTCTTGCCGTTGAAGGTCACCAGCGCGTCGTCCGGCGTGATGGCATGGTCGAGCACGGCTTGCATGGCGCGCTCCTCCGCCGGTTCGCGCAGGAACAGCTGCACGCAGCGGAAGCCGCCCGCCTCGAAGCGCCCCATCCCGATCAGGAACGCCATCGTGCCGCTGCCCCACAGGCCGGTCGCCTCGGTGTCGAGGAACAGGAAGCGCTCGGCCGGAATCAGCGCCAGGCGCGTGTCGCCCGCCCACGCCGCCATGCGCTGCATCGCCTCCGGGAAGCGCAGCAGGTGCTGGCCGTGCGGCTCGTCGGCCGGGATGAAGTGCTCGACCACATACGCCTCACCAAAATCGGTGAGCTGCACGCGGCCGGGCACCACCTGCTCGATGCCCTGGGCAGCCTGCTGCAAGGCAGCTGGCTGCTTGGGCGCAATGTCGCCCGTGCCCAGCTTTACGCCCAGGGCTTTCAGTCGGTCAGAGAGGGAGGCCATGTGTGTCCATTATGCGGTATTCATCCAGTACACGTGCTTCAAAGTCATTCCGAGCCCGAGCGTAGCGAGTGGCGAGGAATCCTTTAGGGCACTTGGAAACCACACTGGACTTCACTTGCCTTAAAGAATTCTTCCACAGGAAAGCGGAACGGCTCGGCTGGCCAGCGATCAATGCTGTGGCAGCGGCAAATAAGCGGCCTCGGAATGACGTTGCGCTTAGAGTTAGGATACCCAGTTGGCCAGACATCAATCCTGACTGCGTAGGGGGCGGGTCTTAGACCCGCCCCTACAGATTCTGTGTTGAATTCATCCCAGCGGGCTATGTATCGGCACTGACCAGATAGAGGCGTGTTTGAACTAAGAGTTGGCCGGCACATGGTTAACCTCGCTTCTCTCCGCCACCAGCTCGCGCAGCAGCGCCAGCGTCTCGCGCTTGCTGCCCTGGCCCTGTTCACCGCCCGGCCCCACGCACGACGGGCAGCCGTCCTTGCACCCGCAGTTCTCGACCAGTTCCAGCGCGGCCGCCATCAGCTCGCCGTGCAAGTCAAACAAACGCTCGCTGAATCCAAGCGCGTTGCCCACGTTGTCGTACATCACCACCACCGGCCCGCCCTCGGCCAGATCTGAGCGCGGGTCGGAATGCACACCCAGGTCGCTCGGGTCGCACATTAAATACAGCGGCGCCAAGTGGCGCAGCACGAACGAGAGCCCAGCCAGCCCGCTGCGCATCGCCACCACCGCTTCGGCGCGGCGGTGGCAGGTCGGGCACAGGCTCACCAGATTCTCGAGGCGGTTGCCCTCCTCATGCGAACGGAAGCTGCGCAGCGGCTGCTTGTGGTGCACGTCCAGCGGCTCGGGTGCGCCGCACACCTGGCAGCGATGGCCGTCGCGCTCCAGCGCCGCCTTGCGCACCGCCATCCAGTCCGGGCCATAGTCGTTGGCATCGTTTGTCCACAGGCCCTGCTCGCGCAGCCGCTCCACCGTATCGTCGCCGATCGCGAACCAATATCCGTACGTGTTCAGCTCGATCGGCGGCAGGCTGAGCTGCCCGCCGCCGGGGTTTTCCGGGTCGGCCAGGCCGTTACCACTCCACTGGATCTTGTCGTAGCCGGTGATCTCAACGGTGATGTTGAGCTCGCCATAATGCTGGCTGCCGCCGGGCGCCGGCTGCTGCTTGTGCTCTTCTACCAGCGAAACGGTGCTGCGGCTCTTGGGCACGGTGTAATAGTCGGCCTCGATGGGGCGCAGGTAGGCCACCTTCTCGTCGAGATCCAGCTTGTCCACAAAGTACGTGCGCCCGTCGTGAATATAGATGGCGTCGGGATGCGCAAGCCACAGCGCGCCGTTGGGGTCCACCTCGCCCACCAGCTGCCAGGCGCCCTTGTCGTCGCGCGCCTGGATGACCACCGAGTCGGTGCTGGCGCCGCGCAGGTTGACGCCGCGCGCCGGCTGCTGCTCCTGCATCCAATAGTATTTGCCGCCCGAGGCGCGCAGCTCGCCGCCCTCCGCCAGCAGACGCAAAAACTCCTCCACCTCGGCGGCCGGCACCGTGCCGAAGTTCTCACCCGGCTGGAACGGCAGCTCGAAGGCCGCGCAGCGCAGGTGCGAAAGCAGGATGAGCAAATTGTCCGGGTTGATCAAGGCGCGCTCCGGCGAGCGGCCCAGCAAATATTCCGGGTGGCGCGCCAGGTACTGGTCGAGCGGATTCGCCGAGGCGACCAGCACGCCGAGGGCAGGCTGCTCGCCGCGGCCGGAGCGCCCGGCCTGTTGCCAGGTGGCCGCCACGCTGCCGGGGTAACCGGCCAGCACCGCCGCGCCCATGCCGCCAATGTCTACGCCCAGCTCGAGCGCGTTGGTGGCCACCACTGCGCGCAACTGGCCGCTGCGCAGGCCGGTCTCGATCTCGCGGCGCTCGGCGGCCAGATAGCCGCCGCGGTAGCCGCGGATCTGTGCCTCGTTGGCCGCGGTGCGGTCGCGCAGATTTTTCAACATCACTTCCACCATGCGCCGCGTGCGGCCAAACAGGATGGTCTGCACGTCATAGGCCAGCAGGTCAGACGCCAGGCGCACGCTCTCCTGATACAGGCTGGCGCGCAGGCCCAGCTGCTCGTCCACCACCGGCGGGTTGTAGACCACAAAATGGCGCGGGCCGCGCGGCGCGCCGTCCTCTTCGATCAGCGTGACCTGGCGCTCGATCAGGCGCTCGGCCAGCTCGCCCGGGTTGGCGATGGTGGCCGAGGCCAGCACGAACTGCGGTTGCGCGCCGTAAAAACGCGTGACGCGTGCCAGCCGCCGCAGCACATTGGCCACATGCGAGCCGAACACGCCGCGGTAGTAGTGCATCTCGTCAATGACGATGTGCTTGAGGTTGCCGAAGAACTCCGCCCACTGGGTGTGCGAGGGCAGGATGCTGTAATGCAGCATGTCGGGATTGCTGATGATGAGGTGCGCTTTGCGGCGGATGTTGGTGCGGTGGTGCGTGGGCGTGTCGCCGTCGTAGGCGGCCACCGGCAACTTTGCGCTGGCGGCCGCCAGCCATGCATCCAGCTCGTCGCGCTGGTCATGCGCCAGCGCCTTGGTCGGGAACAAGTACAGCGCCCGGGCGGCCTCGTCGCGCAGCAGGCTGTCGAGCACCGGCAGGTTGTAGCACAGGGTCTTGCCGCTGGCCGTGCCGGTCACCACCGCCACGTCGGTGCCCGCCCGCAGGCCGCGCCAGGCAGCGGCCTGGTGGCTGTACAGCTGCCCGTACCCCAGCCGCGCAAAGGCGGCCGCCAGCGCCGGATGCAGTTCGCTGGGCAGCGGCTCGTACTGGCCCGGGCGGGCCGGCTGCTGGTGCCAGCGGGTGATGTTGCCGCCCACGCCAGGCTCGGCGCGCCAATGGGCCAACAGGGCTTCCAAATTCGCCATGCTGCGGATTGTAGCAGGAATGGAACGGATATTCTATCAAACGCCAACCATAGTGTGTAGAACTATAGTTAGCATCAGGGTATTGTTGCGGAGTGTCTAGACCAACAGTTTTAGTCACTTTCGGGGCCGCAGTGCGCAAGAACCGTCTAAAAAGGGGCTTATCTCAAGAACAACTGGCAGAGATTGCGGGTCTTCACCGAACCTATATTGGCATGATTGAACGGGGCGAGAAAAACATAACACTCAAAAACATCTGGAAAATTGCCTATGCGCTGAATTTACCTGCCAGCAATTTGCTTGAGGAGTAGACGAAATTGAAAACTTTATGCGCTGTTGCTCTCAGAGACATTGAAACGCCTAAGATAAAAATTCGAAAAAACGAAGTTGGACTCATTAAATCTACAACTTCCAGAGGGGCAAATATTTTCTTCATCCCTGTTTGGGAATTAGTGGAGTTAAAGTCTTCAGACTTCAAAGAATTTGATGCATCAGAAACAGGGGATAATTACCCGGAAAAGAT contains the following coding sequences:
- a CDS encoding ribonuclease H-like domain-containing protein, coding for MASLSDRLKALGVKLGTGDIAPKQPAALQQAAQGIEQVVPGRVQLTDFGEAYVVEHFIPADEPHGQHLLRFPEAMQRMAAWAGDTRLALIPAERFLFLDTEATGLWGSGTMAFLIGMGRFEAGGFRCVQLFLREPAEERAMQAVLDHAITPDDALVTFNGKSFDLPLLANRYLANGLRSPLRNLPHIDLLHIARRLWKDLLPSRALGDLEAQLLGIIRTGEDLPGWLLPQLFMDYMHTGDARPLAGAFYHNRMDVVSMASLLEHIARKLETPMELVQHGSEMAAIGRLLADTGFAEEAIEVFQGTLSMELPEDKRGQLSERLAALFRRRGNYEAALQLWLQAAADGQVYAHVEIAKYYEHKTREYTLALEYTLTALKVVRRKRPTHFERVHWEPLLEQRQVRLERKLGR
- a CDS encoding DEAD/DEAH box helicase, giving the protein MANLEALLAHWRAEPGVGGNITRWHQQPARPGQYEPLPSELHPALAAAFARLGYGQLYSHQAAAWRGLRAGTDVAVVTGTASGKTLCYNLPVLDSLLRDEAARALYLFPTKALAHDQRDELDAWLAAASAKLPVAAYDGDTPTHHRTNIRRKAHLIISNPDMLHYSILPSHTQWAEFFGNLKHIVIDEMHYYRGVFGSHVANVLRRLARVTRFYGAQPQFVLASATIANPGELAERLIERQVTLIEEDGAPRGPRHFVVYNPPVVDEQLGLRASLYQESVRLASDLLAYDVQTILFGRTRRMVEVMLKNLRDRTAANEAQIRGYRGGYLAAERREIETGLRSGQLRAVVATNALELGVDIGGMGAAVLAGYPGSVAATWQQAGRSGRGEQPALGVLVASANPLDQYLARHPEYLLGRSPERALINPDNLLILLSHLRCAAFELPFQPGENFGTVPAAEVEEFLRLLAEGGELRASGGKYYWMQEQQPARGVNLRGASTDSVVIQARDDKGAWQLVGEVDPNGALWLAHPDAIYIHDGRTYFVDKLDLDEKVAYLRPIEADYYTVPKSRSTVSLVEEHKQQPAPGGSQHYGELNITVEITGYDKIQWSGNGLADPENPGGGQLSLPPIELNTYGYWFAIGDDTVERLREQGLWTNDANDYGPDWMAVRKAALERDGHRCQVCGAPEPLDVHHKQPLRSFRSHEEGNRLENLVSLCPTCHRRAEAVVAMRSGLAGLSFVLRHLAPLYLMCDPSDLGVHSDPRSDLAEGGPVVVMYDNVGNALGFSERLFDLHGELMAAALELVENCGCKDGCPSCVGPGGEQGQGSKRETLALLRELVAERSEVNHVPANS
- a CDS encoding helix-turn-helix transcriptional regulator encodes the protein MSRPTVLVTFGAAVRKNRLKRGLSQEQLAEIAGLHRTYIGMIERGEKNITLKNIWKIAYALNLPASNLLEE